The following are from one region of the Achromobacter xylosoxidans genome:
- a CDS encoding NAD(P)-dependent oxidoreductase, whose translation MAVLVVGASGATGRLLVRQLLDRGQQVRAILRSPGALADLAGDARLSLIQASVLDLGDAEMARCASGCTAVLSCLGHNMTLKGMYGAPRRLVADAARRLCTAIRANRPDAPVRFVLMNTAGNSNRDLAEPVSFGQKCVVGFVRLLVPPHADNEQASDYLRTQVGQADGMVEWAVVRPDSLRDGAAATGYEVHPSPTRSAIFNAGATSRIHVAHFMAELATDAATWNRWKGRMPVIYDQGMA comes from the coding sequence ATGGCAGTGCTGGTGGTCGGAGCAAGCGGAGCAACGGGGCGGCTGCTCGTGAGGCAGCTGCTCGATCGCGGGCAGCAAGTCCGGGCCATCTTGCGGTCTCCCGGCGCGCTTGCGGACCTCGCCGGCGATGCCAGGCTGTCGCTCATACAGGCCAGCGTCCTGGACCTTGGCGACGCCGAGATGGCCCGGTGCGCCAGCGGCTGCACAGCGGTGCTGTCCTGCCTGGGCCACAACATGACCCTGAAGGGCATGTACGGCGCGCCTCGCAGGTTGGTGGCGGATGCGGCCCGACGCTTGTGTACGGCGATCCGGGCGAACCGGCCGGACGCGCCGGTCAGATTCGTGCTCATGAACACGGCGGGCAACAGCAACCGCGATCTGGCGGAGCCTGTTTCGTTCGGCCAGAAATGCGTGGTCGGGTTCGTGCGTCTGCTAGTGCCGCCACACGCCGACAACGAACAGGCTTCGGATTATCTGCGCACGCAAGTGGGCCAGGCTGACGGCATGGTCGAGTGGGCCGTGGTCCGGCCCGATAGCCTGCGCGATGGCGCCGCAGCCACCGGCTATGAGGTGCATCCTTCGCCCACCCGCAGCGCCATCTTCAACGCAGGGGCGACAAGCCGCATCCATGTGGCGCACTTCATGGCCGAGCTGGCCACCGACGCGGCCACATGGAACCGGTGGAAGGGGCGGATGCCGGTGATCTACGACCAGGGCATGGCCTAG